The Mauremys reevesii isolate NIE-2019 linkage group 22, ASM1616193v1, whole genome shotgun sequence genomic interval GATTTATTTATATCTATCTGTCGGGAACAAAATTCTATCTATGATATAGATCCAGTAATAGATAAAGAGAGCCATACTGTAAATCATtatacagaaaaggcagaagtatcaATAAAggtttctgttctgtatttagaAAGTAGTAGAATGATGTATTCACATCTGAGAGTGATAATGAAATACTTTatattctatcagtaactagggaggatgttaaacagcatctaTTAGACATGTTTACTCCAGCAGGACCAACAATTTTCACAATTTGTAATTAAAACAATTAAGTGACGAGCTCCCTGAACCATTAATGTTGACTTTTAACAAATCTTAGAACACCAggaaagttccagaggactggaaaaaggctcatgtaacaatattttaaaagaataaataggatcacttggtaaaataaatggattttaatatagctaaatgcaAATGTATACACCTAGGAACGAAGAATGTAGGCCAcaggataggggactctatcccaGGAAGCAATGACTGAAcaggtgtggtggtggtggtagataATCaggtgaacatgagctcccactgcAATGCTGTGACTAAAAGGGCTGTCGTGATCCTAGAATGCAACTAGGAAATCTTGAGCAGCAGTAGGGAAGCTATTTTACCTCCTGTATTTGGCACAGGTGTGACCACTGCCAGAATACTGCATGTAGttgtggtgtccacaattcaggaagaatgttgataaattggcgaaggtccagagaagagccatgagaacgattaaagggttagaaaacctgccttatagtgacagacgcaaggagctcaatctatttagcttaacaaagagtaagttaaggggtgacttgattactgtcTATAAGTGCCtgcatggagaacaaatatttaataatgagctcttcaatctaacagagaaaggaataacacaatccaatggttggaagttgaagttagacaagttcagactggaaattggcatacatttttaacaatgagggtaattaatcattggaaatATTTACtgagggttgtgatggattctccatcaataacaatttttaaatcaagattagatattTTTCTAAATGACATGGTCATTTGGCctggttctatggcctgtgttatgcaggacgccactggatgatcacaatggtctcttctggtcttgCAGCCTATGAACGGTATAGGCGAGTTGGTGTGACGTCGTCCCAAACAAAATCATGGAAAGGCTGATCTGAGACTCAGTAAATAATTAAAGGATTGTAGCATAACGTGGTTTTATGGATAATAGGTAAGGCTGTGTGCTGGTaacggaagtcacagattctgtgacttctgcaatgGCCGGTtctggctcaggggctggggtagcagcagccgtTTGggtgtatgggagggggctcagggctggggcgggcggtTGGGATGCATGGCAGCGCttatctgggggaggggggcgctccCTGGCTCCCACCGCCGTGTTCCTGCAGTTCCTAGGCGGAGTGGCCAGgggggctccacgcactgcctgGGCCGGCAGGCACcattcccgcagctcccattggctgtggtttctggccagtgggagctgcggagccgacGCTTGTGGTAGGAGCAGCGAACAGAGCCTCAAGCTACAGGGACATACTGGATAGGGAGCTTGCCAACCCCCAGACCCCATAGCACCAGCACGGGTCCTGGGCCACTGGCACCCGCAGCGCTCCCGTCCCCCTGGGCACATGCAGTCCCCCAGCCCAAGTTTTAATTAGGGGTATAtaataaaagtcacagacaggtcacgggccgtgaatttttgtttactgcctgtgacctatccatgactttcactaaaaatacctgtgactaaaatgtaacCTTTCTGACGTTGCACTCCAGAATGCTGTCTGCATTCTGTTAGCAATACTGCGTCCCGGCATGTTTTTAGGCACCCAGGAACCCAGAACTTTGCATGAACACCTATGAATGACATCATAGGGTTTAAAGGCACTGGAAGGGTGTGTAACCAGAGACAAACCgggattttacatgtactgcctccgCCATGGACATTGTCCAAGACTCCGGCAGTAAGTTCAGGAGGCGGGTGTGACATTgaactccatatgctttataaaaatatgtttataagtgtgaatatgatgtaactggaatatgctttgtgcaaaaggtctcttgtaaggtatcgttacaaagcttataatctactgagtgtgatcatcctatttgtatgtatcattcttgtatctaaaactagaaatatgaaatataactctgaagtcctattataattatgcaaagtgtgggccattaatggtggtttagaatcttgatgacacccattaaccaggacaattggttgtaaatggctctgtttacttgcaagccttcctgtgtttcTGTGAGTCAGGCCGGCAAGAATGCAGGCTTGGAGGTCTCACacgacatgtgaccatgtcacctggtactggaatccatcttaaacctggtgcttttccatttagaaggaggggtggggacccggagagacaaaagattccctccttgtgccaaagctataaaagggtggaacagaacaaaggggctgccagtcatgagaaatcccctagttaccacctgagctggaactaacaaggactgtacagGGGAAAGGAttaggcccagactaggaaggagtctagtctgtgaaagaagcttattggaacatctctgagggtgagatttacctgtagtcagtttcttaatgtattaggcttagacttgcatgttttgttttattggtaacttactttgttctgtctgtcattacttgaaaccacttaaatcctactttttatacttttgtttattaattaacccaaagtaagtgattaatacctgggggagcaaacagctgtgcatatctctctatctgtTATAGAGGATGGAcagtttgagtttaccctgtataagctttatacagagtaaaatggatttatttggggtttggatcccattggggtCTGGGTGCTTgagacaggagtacttgctgAGCTGCTTACAGTTATATCTGCAAgtttgggggcgtggaccagaccctgggtctgtattgcagcaggctagcgtgtcaggctcaacaagacagggttctggagtcccaagctggcaaagaaaatgggctcagaggtagtttcagcacatcaggtgacagtcccaagggggtctccgTGACCGAACCCTTCACAGCCTTAACAATAGGTCTCGTCAAATAAGTTTTATCGTTTTTTGATGCCATTACAGATTTGGTTTATAAAGGCCATTCTATTgtcataatatacttagacttctgtaatgTATGtctttggaacaaattttgaaagaaaaattagTTAAGGACAAAGGTAAACAGTAATTGGcctaaaatacaacatggttttataaaAGGTAAATAATTCCAGACcaaacctgatctctttctttggagaccactgcattCCACCAACCTGACTGATTTCTGTTAGGagcccctcctcttccttcatctcttttttttttctctgggtTTTCAGACAGGAAGCTGAAGAACAGCTCTTTCCCGCTTATCTCCCTTGGGAAGGGCCCCGAATCCTGGCTCCCAATTTCTACATTTATCaccattgttttatttatttgcatttcccctttccctgggttcATTTTTCCTGAGCTCAGGCAGCTACTCTCTCTTTTTATCCTAGCAGATGATGAGATCGCAAGTGAGAGCGAAGAGGATGACAGTCCTCAGCCGGAAGGGCCTGAGAAAGTGGAGCCTCAGGGGACATTATCAAGAAGATCCAAATCGAATGTTTCCCAGAGTAAGCAGAGCTCAGAAAAGCAGCCGCAAAAGCCTGCAGGGAAGAGACGGGGTAAGTCTGCTCCCCAAGAGAGATCTTTggggaagcagcagagaatccACAAAGGGGAGGTGCCAAATGCGTGTCTGGAGTGTGGGAAAGTCTTTGGCCGGAAATCACATCTCATTAGACACCAGAGAACTCACCGGCGAGAGAAGCCGACCATTTGTAAtgagtgcgggaagagcttcagccGCAGCTCAACCCTTGTTGAGCACCAGAGAACCCACACGGGCGAGAAGCCCTAcaaatgcactgagtgtgggaagagcttcagccAGAGCTCCCACCTCATCACgcaccagaggatccacacaggcgAAAAGCCCTACCAGTGCACCATATGCGGGAAGCGCTTCCACCAGAACTCGCATCTCCTGACCCACCAGAGAACCCACACGGGGGAGAAGCCCTACCAGTGtacccagtgctgggagcgcttCAGCCGCAGCTACACCCTGACCAGACATCAGCGGAGCCACACGGGGGAGCGGCCCTATCAGTGCCCTGACTGTGGCAAATGCTTCAGCCTCAACTCCACCCTCCTCAGCCACCAGAGAACACACACAGGCGAGAAGCCCTACAAATGCTCTAAGTGCGGTAAGAGCTTCACACGGAGCTCCACGCTCGTCCAGCACCAGAGAACGCACATAGGGGACAAGATCtatacctgcccctgctgcaACAAGGTGGCCTGCTCTAGCCTGTTCTTCTGAGTTGGGCTGCGGGACCTGCTCCAGCTTGTCCTTCTGAGCCCAGGCACGGGACCGCTCCAGCCTGCCATAGGATTCCTCTTTTCCTGTTTGTGGTTGGATCCTAAAGAGCTGGGACTGCCAAGGCACTTTGAGATGCTTTTCCTGTAGGAACCCCAGTGAGCACAGCTCCTCAACAGGGGAAAGCTCACACTTTGTTCACTTTTTGTTTTAGTTCAGCGACTTTCCCGCTTGTGCACGCTGGGGGAATGTAATACTTCCCTTGCATCTCCCTCCTGATTTCATAATACTGTGCACTTCAATGCATTTAAGGATCTCGGTGCTTCACACACACACTAATGAAGTAGGCCTCCCACAGATTTGAGAGAgagggacattttaaaaataaagaaagggAGGTGAAGTGACATCAGTGAGTCACGGCAGAGCTGTCGTGCTCCCCAGCCAGAATTCCTCATTTGTCCCATATTGCCGTCGTGCTCCCTGTGTGAGAGAGGAGAGAAGCGAGGGCACGGTCCCTTTTCGTGGGGTCTGCCAGCTCTGCCAAAATACATTCCTGGGGCTCTTTTGCTCATGAACCTCCCAGCCTTGAAGTTCTGTGGGTGTGATGAATGTCAGTCCGTATGACCTTCACACTGCAAGAGTTTCTCTTCCTTGGTGAAAGAGCACTGTTACTCTGCCTTAGTGGGCTATGGCCAGTGACTGTGGTGTGGAGGGCTCTAAGACCAGACCAAAGCAGAACAGCCTTCCAGAGTTAACATACCTGGAGTTTGTTCCCTGTTTTGTTGGTAGTGGGGAGGAAACCTTTTCCTTTTTGTACGTTGTACCTCTTTATATGGTTGATAAAGAAACCTGATGATTAAGCTTAGGAGAGATGCAGCTGTATTCAGTTCTATGAGAATCTCTCTGTCTTGTTTGACCTAATGTGTTTCTGATAGGAATTGTTTACTGTTTCTTTAAAGCCTAATTGAATTGTATGGACCTGCAATATCATAGAAAAGGCCTGGAAAAGTACCTGCTTCACTTCAGACCAAAGCTCTGCTGGAATGAACTTCAGGCGAAAGCTCTGATTCCATTTATAACAGTCTTTGTGGAGCAAGTAAATCAAACTTTCCTCTGAAGTCAGCTGATCTGCAACTTCTCCTTAAGTATTGTCTTTGCTGCAGAGTTAGCTCTTACCGGGTGTTGCCCCAATCTCATCTCCCACACAACCCTCTCAGCTAGCTGGCCTGGCTACAGCTGCAGGTTGGAGCGTGGGTACTACTTTCACTTGGACTGGTAATCCACCCATTTGCAACGAAGATGCAGGCTAAATCACTCGAGCGCTGATAGTCTTCCAATGCCTTCCCATAATTCCACTGTGTGCCCTGAAGGACTGACTAGTTCTCCCACAGTTCGTTAGGAACAAATCAGAGTGGCTGATCTTACTGCAGCACAAAAAACGGTGGGATATACTTCTAGAAGTCCTAGCAATACATGTGGGGGAGTGAAGCACCAGGAAGGACACTGTAATGTGGGTGTGGGTTTATAGGGTGGTCACTCATGCCCGGCTGCTAATGGCCCAAGCCaagtctgcagtgaagacatactctaaggatttaaaccagtggttctcaacctttccagactactgtacccctgaAGCTCAGACctgctgcatggggctgaagcctgaaccCTGCTGCCCAGTGCTGAAGCATCTAACTTAGGTTCACatggccccaggcaactgccctgcttgccatCGCCTAATGCCAGCTCTGCACTTGCAACCTCCTTAAACCCGTCCCACAACTCCCCTGGGGGTTGCAGCCCACACGTTgtgaaacactgatctagatcagTTGACGTatcccctggaagatctctgtatacccccagggatacacatctggttaagaaccactgtgTTAAACCATCCACATTTGAAAATGCTCAGTCACCAGCTGGGAGACCGTTCTGAATGCAAGAAAAGCTTCAGTCTGGACTCAACACTTCACTGCCACCAGGGAACCATAAATGGGCTTCAAACTGTCTCCCTCTTCCTGGCAAGAACTCCAGCAGTTTTCTGCACTCCCTGTATGATGTTTAGCTACCAGCTTAGGACTGGCTTAAAATTATACTGTATCTTCTACAAAAACATCAACTTTGAGCGCACTGCTAGAAAATGAAAATTAGGTGGTCTTGCCGTTATCAGAAAAGCCTGGATGGAATTGAAAGAGTTGCTTGTATAGAACTTTAACACTGGCTCCTGTACAAGTGGAAGGCCTATGAAAATCTTAATAGGTGCCTCACAATTTGATTTAGGTGAAGTCATTTTGCAGTAGTGGGAAGAAAGCTGACAGCTTACAGTTTATGCATTCAGCTCACAGAGATGCAGAAACGAGATGCACAAATACAAACAGCTGTTAGGGATATTGCTTAAGTGCTAAGAGAAATTTTGACCGGAGAGCAGAGGCTGAAACGGACCCAGGTCTCTAATACCAGATTACCTGTTCTATAAGAATGCAACGTCTGATGATAAAGCTACAGATGTGAGAGAAAGCTGTGTCATAGTAATGAAGTGTTGCCGGCTGATACCCTATCTATACTTGCTGCGTTAGAGAAAGAAGCTGAGGAAGCAAGAGTTGGAGATGCTGTGAGAAGGGATCACCAAGCTTACAAGTGAAAGGTCACAAAGAGGGAAAACGCTGAATGAAACAATTATGAAAGGATGGCCGAAGGTAAGGCACAGCCGTCAGCAAGAGACTATGGAGGTTACAGATATAAATGTACAGCAGCGAATGGCATGATTGTTCATAGACATAAAACTATTATACTCCAGTGACTTTACCCGTGACTGCTACAGGGA includes:
- the LOC120388116 gene encoding zinc finger protein 572-like isoform X1; the encoded protein is MAKWEDLWVPSFQDFKERKLSKDTHTADDEIASESEEDDSPQPEGPEKVEPQGTLSRRSKSNVSQSKQSSEKQPQKPAGKRRGKSAPQERSLGKQQRIHKGEVPNACLECGKVFGRKSHLIRHQRTHRREKPTICNECGKSFSRSSTLVEHQRTHTGEKPYKCTECGKSFSQSSHLITHQRIHTGEKPYQCTICGKRFHQNSHLLTHQRTHTGEKPYQCTQCWERFSRSYTLTRHQRSHTGERPYQCPDCGKCFSLNSTLLSHQRTHTGEKPYKCSKCGKSFTRSSTLVQHQRTHIGDKIYTCPCCNKVACSSLFF
- the LOC120388116 gene encoding zinc finger protein 436-like isoform X2 — translated: MAKWEDLWVPSFQDFKERKLSKDTHTDDEIASESEEDDSPQPEGPEKVEPQGTLSRRSKSNVSQSKQSSEKQPQKPAGKRRGKSAPQERSLGKQQRIHKGEVPNACLECGKVFGRKSHLIRHQRTHRREKPTICNECGKSFSRSSTLVEHQRTHTGEKPYKCTECGKSFSQSSHLITHQRIHTGEKPYQCTICGKRFHQNSHLLTHQRTHTGEKPYQCTQCWERFSRSYTLTRHQRSHTGERPYQCPDCGKCFSLNSTLLSHQRTHTGEKPYKCSKCGKSFTRSSTLVQHQRTHIGDKIYTCPCCNKVACSSLFF